A single window of Streptomyces xanthii DNA harbors:
- a CDS encoding phosphatidylglycerol lysyltransferase domain-containing protein: MGAAVTTSTPASRRAAGFTVWYLRVVTFINLLSAVWVSFGQDLRRHNEENYFTPYLLAAGFSSALVAAFLAVTMRRRKRAAWILNLVLSGLFLVLFALVMFFPEVRGHAQNWISLVLTALFVAALIVGRREFYAKGDRSNPKLAAVVAVGGLLVTSLFATFLVTVTNHAHDEHRSTFLERWRYGTLRMLSVASNDAHYAGISTPNWVNVVINILSTALLIAVVYAAFRSRRAVDPLSPEDESRLRVLLDKDGERDSLGYFALRREKSVVWSPTGKAAVTYRVVSGVSLASGDPIGDPEAWPGAIEPWLAEARAHGWLPAVMGASEEAGTIYARHGLDALELGDEAIVETKEFTLDGRAMRTVRQAFNRVKRAGYTVRIRRHEDIPEAEMERLLKRADDWRDGATERGFSMALGRLGDPHDGQCVMLECSDGEGELRALLSFVPWGPNGLSLDLMRRDRDAENGLMEFMVIELLQRATEIGITQVSLNFAMFRSVFERGSRLGAGPVLRLWRSLLSFFSRWWQIESLYRANAKYRPIWEPRFLLFEKSADLPRIGIASARAEGFLEVPGLPSWLRRRRLEHH, from the coding sequence ATGGGAGCAGCCGTCACGACAAGCACACCCGCCTCGCGCCGCGCCGCGGGCTTCACGGTCTGGTATCTCCGGGTCGTCACGTTCATCAACCTGCTGAGCGCGGTCTGGGTCTCGTTCGGGCAGGACCTGCGCCGCCACAACGAGGAGAACTACTTCACCCCGTACCTGCTGGCGGCCGGCTTCTCCTCCGCGCTGGTGGCTGCGTTCCTCGCCGTCACGATGCGTCGCCGCAAGCGGGCCGCGTGGATCCTCAACCTGGTGCTGAGCGGCCTGTTCCTCGTGCTGTTCGCCCTGGTGATGTTCTTTCCCGAGGTGCGCGGGCACGCCCAGAACTGGATCTCGCTCGTGCTGACCGCCCTGTTCGTGGCGGCGCTGATCGTCGGGCGGCGCGAGTTCTACGCGAAGGGCGACCGCTCGAACCCGAAACTGGCGGCGGTCGTCGCGGTCGGCGGGCTGCTGGTCACCTCCCTCTTCGCCACGTTCCTGGTGACGGTCACCAACCACGCCCACGACGAGCACCGTTCGACGTTCCTGGAGCGCTGGCGCTACGGCACCCTGCGCATGCTGTCGGTCGCCTCGAACGACGCGCACTACGCCGGGATCTCCACCCCGAACTGGGTCAACGTCGTCATCAACATCCTGTCCACGGCCCTGCTGATCGCCGTCGTCTACGCCGCGTTCCGCTCCCGCCGCGCCGTCGACCCCCTCTCCCCCGAGGACGAGTCCAGGCTGCGGGTGCTGCTCGACAAGGACGGCGAGCGCGACTCGCTGGGCTACTTCGCGCTGCGCCGCGAGAAGAGCGTCGTGTGGTCGCCGACCGGCAAGGCCGCCGTCACCTACCGCGTCGTCAGCGGCGTCTCCCTCGCCTCGGGCGACCCGATCGGTGACCCGGAGGCGTGGCCCGGCGCGATCGAGCCCTGGCTCGCCGAGGCGCGGGCGCACGGCTGGCTCCCGGCGGTGATGGGCGCGAGCGAGGAGGCAGGCACGATCTACGCCCGGCACGGTCTCGACGCCCTGGAGCTCGGCGACGAAGCCATCGTGGAGACCAAGGAGTTCACCCTCGACGGCCGGGCCATGCGCACCGTCCGCCAGGCCTTCAACCGGGTCAAGCGGGCCGGCTACACGGTCCGCATCCGGCGCCACGAGGACATCCCCGAGGCGGAGATGGAGCGGCTCCTGAAGCGGGCGGACGACTGGCGCGACGGCGCCACCGAGCGCGGCTTCTCGATGGCGCTCGGCCGGCTCGGCGACCCGCACGACGGGCAGTGCGTGATGCTCGAATGCTCCGACGGGGAGGGCGAGTTGCGCGCCCTGCTGTCGTTCGTGCCGTGGGGGCCGAACGGACTCTCCCTCGATCTGATGCGCCGTGACCGGGACGCGGAGAACGGCCTGATGGAGTTCATGGTCATCGAACTCCTGCAGCGTGCCACGGAGATCGGGATCACACAGGTGTCGCTGAACTTCGCGATGTTCCGTTCCGTCTTCGAGCGTGGCTCGCGACTCGGCGCGGGCCCGGTGCTGCGCCTGTGGCGCTCGCTGCTCAGCTTCTTCTCGCGGTGGTGGCAGATCGAATCGCTGTACCGGGCCAACGCCAAGTACCGGCCCATCTGGGAACCCCGCTTCCTGCTCTTCGAGAAGAGCGCCGACCTGCCGCGCATCGGCATCGCGTCGGCCCGCGCCGAGGGCTTCCTCGAGGTGCCGGGCCTGCCCTCGTGGCTGCGCCGCAGGCGGCTGGAGCACCACTGA